TGCTCAGACACTTGGTCTCCTGCTTCCTCATTGCCTAACATGCCTATTTAAATGGCTCAATTCCGCACACCCCGTGGATTCTTACCGGATTCCCGGTCAGTGCCACGCGGCCTGCGGACGGTGCGCCCTAGCGGTCACCGGGAGCAATACCGCCAAAGACCCAGCTGACCGCGGTACCAAAACCGAGATCCAGCAGGCTGACGATGACCATCATGATGGCCACGAACACCAGCACCACGAGCGTGTAATTGATCAGTTCCTTGCGGGTTGGTGCAACAACCTTCTTCAGTTCACCGATGACCTGGCGAACGAAGAGTGCAATGCGAGCGAAGAAGCCTGCCTTGGCGGCCTTCTTAGCTGGGCGGCCCTTGGAGCTGCTGGCAGCTGTTTCGGTCACCTGGTCCTCGCTCGTCTTTGCAATGTTGGATTACCCGGTCCAGATCAGAACCATGGTTACTGCGCGTGCTCCGGCTTTACGCCGGAACAGCTTGCGCAGGGCAGACAGGACTCGAACCTGCAACCTGCGGTTTTGGAGACCGCTGCGCTACCAATTGCGCCACTACCCTTTGGGACGAAAACGAACTCATGCCGCGATTGCCAGTTTTCACTGAGGCGCACGCCATCATCCGTGTTTCAACACCGGAGAACAAGTCTACGCAACAACTTCGTCTACGTCGAACCAGCCTCTTTTCGGATCTTTCATGCCGCGCCCGTTTGTGCCCCTGGCCTGCAGTCACATACGCGCCGGCAATCCGAACGATCCGGTGAACAGCATAGAGTAGTTCTCGTCGAATTCCATCATTCAGCCTCCGGGCTGCAAGCGAAGAACGGACCCGCCATGTCTTCCGCCCGCGTTTCCCAACGCATATCCGCCATTGCCGAATCCGCAACCTTGGCTGTTGACGCCAAGGCGAAGGCGCTGAAGGCAGCCGGCCGGCCGGTTATAGGTTTCGGCGCGGGCGAACCGGACTTCCCCACCCCGGACTACATCGTGAAGGCCGCCATTGAGGCAGCCGGCCAGCCCAAGTACCACCGCTACTCCCCGGCCAGTGGCTTGCCGGAGCTGAAGAAGGCGATTGCGGATAAGACCCTGCGCGATTCCGGCTACTCCGTTGACCCGTCCCAGGTCCTGGTGACCAACGGCGGCAAGCAAGCTGTGTACAACACGTTCGCCACGCTGGTGGATCCGGGTGACGAGGTCATCGTTCCCACCCCCTTCTGGACCACGTACCCGGAGGCCATCCGGCTCGCCGGCGGCGTTCCGGTCGAGGTCTTCGCCGGTCCGGAGCAGGACTACCTGGTCACCGTTGAGCAGCTCGAGGCAGCACTCACCGAGAAGTCCAAAATCCTGCTCTTTGTGTCGCCGTCCAACCCCACCGGTGCCGTGTACTCCCCCGAGCAGGTTGCCGAAATAGGCAAATGGGCCGCGTCCAAGGGCCTGTGGGTGGTGACGGACGAGATTTACGAGCACCTGACGTACGACGGTGTTCCGTTCACCTCCATCGCCACCGCAGCCCCGGAGCTGGGCGACAAGGTGGTCATCCTTAACGGCGTGGCCAAGACCTACGCGATGACCGGCTGGCGCGTGGGCTGGATGATCGGTCCGGCCGATGTCATCAAGGCCGCCACCAACCTGCAGTCCCACGCCACCTCCAACGTGTCCAACATCATGCAGATCGCAGCCCTCGCCGCCGTCTCCGGGCCGCTGACCGCCGTGGACGAGATGAAGGTGGCCTTCGACCGCCGCCGCAAGGCCATTGTCGCCGGCCTGAACGCCATCGACGGGGTGGAATGCCCGACGCCGAAGGGTGCCTTCTACGTCTACGCGGACGTCCGCGCGTTGCTGGGGAAGGAATTCCCGACGGCGGGAGGCTCCGCTACGCCGTCCACCTCCGCCGAACTGGCTGCTCTGATCCTCGATGAAGTGGAGGTTGCCGTGGTTCCGGGCGAGGCATTCGGCCCCTCCGGGTTCCTGCGGCTCTCCTACGCCCTCGGGGACGACGACCTGGCCACCGGCGTCGCCCGGCTCCAGGAGTTCCTCGGCAAAGCCCAGTAGGACGCTCTCTCACTTAACGCAGGAAAATCGGAAACCCTCTCTCACTTTCTTTAGGGAAGTGAGAGAGGGTTTCCGTTTAAGCCGCATTAAGTGAGAGAGCGTCAGTAAAAAACGCACGTTAAGTGAGAGAGCGTCCTGGGGTGGGTGCTGGGTGGGTGGGTGCTGGTGGGGTGGGGTGGAGTGCGTAGTGCCGAGGGGCGGGTGGTTAGAGCAGGCGGCGCTCCGCGGCCCACTTGGTCAGTTCGT
The window above is part of the Pseudarthrobacter sp. IC2-21 genome. Proteins encoded here:
- the secE gene encoding preprotein translocase subunit SecE; translation: MTETAASSSKGRPAKKAAKAGFFARIALFVRQVIGELKKVVAPTRKELINYTLVVLVFVAIMMVIVSLLDLGFGTAVSWVFGGIAPGDR
- a CDS encoding pyridoxal phosphate-dependent aminotransferase, giving the protein MSSARVSQRISAIAESATLAVDAKAKALKAAGRPVIGFGAGEPDFPTPDYIVKAAIEAAGQPKYHRYSPASGLPELKKAIADKTLRDSGYSVDPSQVLVTNGGKQAVYNTFATLVDPGDEVIVPTPFWTTYPEAIRLAGGVPVEVFAGPEQDYLVTVEQLEAALTEKSKILLFVSPSNPTGAVYSPEQVAEIGKWAASKGLWVVTDEIYEHLTYDGVPFTSIATAAPELGDKVVILNGVAKTYAMTGWRVGWMIGPADVIKAATNLQSHATSNVSNIMQIAALAAVSGPLTAVDEMKVAFDRRRKAIVAGLNAIDGVECPTPKGAFYVYADVRALLGKEFPTAGGSATPSTSAELAALILDEVEVAVVPGEAFGPSGFLRLSYALGDDDLATGVARLQEFLGKAQ